A genomic segment from Pristiophorus japonicus isolate sPriJap1 chromosome 16, sPriJap1.hap1, whole genome shotgun sequence encodes:
- the LOC139226210 gene encoding RNA-binding protein 3-like, whose translation MGKVRGSWEDFIPPQTAVPWVPKEQRQPSWRKKKQFIGSLNSHTDEQTREEQFCKYRPIAEVRAGGALQVMNGKSTDGRQVHAEKKSGGGRGYGGGGYGGRRRGGSYGDNDRSGGYSGGGGYGGSRCDSGERDYSGGYKSQSGRYGSIYGGHSHRDYD comes from the coding sequence atggggaaggtccgtgggagctgggaagacttcattcctccacagaccgctgtcccctgggttcccaaagagcagcgccaaccaAGCTGGAGGAAAAAGAAgcagttcatcggcagtctaaattcCCATACAGATGAGCAGACTCGGGAAGAGCAGTTTTGTAAGTACAGGCCAATCGCTGAGGTGCGAGCTGGCGGGGCGCTGCAGGTGATGAATGGGAAATCCACCGATGGCCGGCAAGTCCACgcggagaaaaagtcgggcggcggtcgcggctacggtggtggcggctacggcggccgcaggagaggtggcagttatGGGGACaatgacaggagcggaggctacagtggcggcggaggctacggcggcagccgatgtgactcgggagaacgcgattaCTCGGGAgggtacaagagccagagcggcaGATATGGCAGCATTTACGGAGGCCactctcacagggactatgactga